In one window of Nocardia brasiliensis DNA:
- a CDS encoding TetR/AcrR family transcriptional regulator: protein MARQQERARRTRAAIIRSAAVEFGKSGYAAASLNRILEGSRATKGAMYFHFDSKEDLARAVLETAVERYRASAERWLARTDLGPLDILHGMIDEMALRLEHDIIVQAEYRLIIEPDFYRDVQTGGGRILGRATRALAVRAIDQGQLRAGADADRFTRTLVAALAGQRYLVDAHGTGIDLRTRFEEALEVVIESMATPEWAEKFRSDGWRTQARLEELSLGL from the coding sequence ATGGCACGGCAGCAAGAGCGGGCCCGCCGGACACGTGCGGCGATTATCAGGTCCGCCGCCGTTGAGTTCGGGAAGAGCGGCTATGCCGCTGCATCGCTCAACCGCATATTGGAAGGGTCGCGTGCCACCAAGGGCGCCATGTACTTCCATTTCGATTCCAAGGAAGATCTCGCGCGTGCCGTCCTGGAGACGGCGGTCGAGCGCTACCGCGCCTCGGCCGAGCGTTGGCTCGCGCGAACGGATCTCGGACCCCTCGACATCCTGCACGGCATGATCGACGAGATGGCATTGCGGCTCGAGCACGACATCATCGTGCAGGCCGAATACCGATTGATCATCGAACCCGACTTCTATCGGGACGTGCAGACCGGTGGCGGGCGCATCCTCGGACGCGCCACCCGCGCGCTCGCCGTGCGCGCCATCGACCAAGGGCAACTGCGCGCGGGCGCGGACGCCGACCGCTTCACCCGCACCCTCGTCGCCGCACTGGCAGGCCAGCGCTACCTGGTCGACGCCCACGGCACGGGGATCGACCTGCGGACCCGATTCGAGGAAGCGCTCGAGGTCGTCATCGAGTCCATGGCCACCCCCGAATGGGCTGAGAAGTTCCGCAGCGACGGCTGGCGCACCCAAGCCCGCCTCGAAGAGCTCAGTTTGGGGCTTTGA